TACACGGCTTCGATTCCCGCCGCCTCCATCCCGAGAATCCAAGCGGTCTGGGGTCCTCATGAAGCCGCCGGGGTTGAAGTCGTTGCTTCAGGCGGCTCAGTCCTCCTCTGGGGTGAGACCCCACTGCTTGAGCCGCTTGAAGAGGGAGGAGCGGGCCAGCCCCAGCTCCTTCGCGGCGCGGTCCTTGTGGAAGTGGCAGCGGCGCAAGGTGCTCTCGATGAGCTGGCGCTCCAGGCGCTGCATCATCTG
This genomic stretch from Hyalangium gracile harbors:
- a CDS encoding helix-turn-helix domain-containing protein, which codes for MMQRLERQLIESTLRRCHFHKDRAAKELGLARSSLFKRLKQWGLTPEED